The proteins below come from a single Halobacillus salinarum genomic window:
- a CDS encoding TIGR04104 family putative zinc finger protein encodes MPICQCCGRKWPYKEVIKSFFIINRQGQKCIYCGAAQFQTVGSSQRFVTLTLPVWILILILANILHLSLMRIVISAFAGSFISVVLIYPFALELSSHRSGSLGGKKG; translated from the coding sequence ATGCCTATTTGTCAATGCTGTGGTAGAAAATGGCCTTACAAAGAAGTGATAAAGAGCTTTTTTATAATAAATAGACAAGGGCAGAAGTGTATCTATTGCGGGGCTGCTCAATTCCAGACCGTGGGTTCCTCTCAACGTTTTGTAACGTTAACATTACCTGTCTGGATTCTTATCCTGATCCTTGCGAACATTCTTCATTTATCTTTAATGAGAATAGTCATTTCCGCTTTCGCAGGCTCTTTTATAAGTGTGGTGCTGATTTATCCTTTTGCTTTAGAATTATCCAGCCACCGTTCAGGAAGCTTGGGGGGGAAAAAAGGATAA
- a CDS encoding CBS domain-containing protein: protein MLVKEFMIHDVIHVHPQTSLKELLRILVKHRIGGVPVVNEKEELLGMVSDGDVIRYLSPKEEAVHDLFYTVYVEEGQTEKEVLAEKINDQVEEAMRTKHLYIIREDEEFEQAVRLFSQHHFKKLPVLNDSGVVTGVISRGDIIRNLSKMIIELN, encoded by the coding sequence ATGTTAGTGAAAGAATTTATGATTCATGATGTCATTCATGTTCACCCGCAAACTTCTTTAAAAGAGTTACTTCGCATACTTGTTAAGCACCGGATTGGAGGCGTACCTGTAGTCAATGAAAAAGAGGAACTTCTTGGAATGGTCAGTGATGGGGATGTGATTCGTTACCTTTCACCAAAAGAAGAAGCGGTCCACGATTTATTTTACACCGTATATGTGGAAGAAGGCCAGACGGAAAAAGAAGTGCTGGCAGAAAAAATCAACGACCAGGTAGAAGAAGCCATGCGAACGAAGCATCTTTATATCATTCGTGAAGACGAGGAGTTTGAGCAGGCTGTACGGTTATTTTCTCAACACCATTTTAAGAAACTGCCTGTGTTAAATGACTCAGGAGTAGTCACAGGAGTAATCAGCCGCGGGGATATCATTAGAAATCTATCAAAAATGATTATCGAACTCAACTAA
- a CDS encoding MFS transporter, with the protein MTSHAAMEDAQHNKQPKAVWAVFFACIIAFMGLGLVDPILPAIASQLDATPSEVTLLFTSYNAVMAVAMLVTGVISSKFGTKMTLISGVVVIALFSTLGGLSNDVWTIVGLRGGWGFGNALFVATALTAIVTLSNNGTAKAVILYEAAIGLGISVGPLLGGFLGGMTWRGPFIGVGVLMVIGFIFLITLMPAGDASSHSTKGTRTSILDPFRAMKHRSIVVFGLTACLYNFGFFTLLAYAPFVMGLDEHGIGLVFIGWGVLLAVTSVFMAPKLQKKYGTISSMCTMLTLFALVLIVMGIWTSTQWVIIACVVFAGALLGNNNTLITTAVMNAAPIERSTASAAYSFLRFIGGAIAPFLAGKLAEWYSPNLPFIVGGVFVLISVVFVFVNQQHVHHVDDVEVH; encoded by the coding sequence ATGACAAGCCATGCAGCTATGGAGGATGCCCAGCATAATAAACAGCCGAAAGCTGTCTGGGCTGTTTTTTTTGCTTGTATTATTGCTTTTATGGGGCTTGGTCTTGTAGATCCTATTCTGCCAGCCATTGCATCTCAACTGGATGCTACTCCAAGTGAAGTAACTTTGCTGTTTACAAGCTATAATGCCGTTATGGCGGTAGCGATGCTCGTAACCGGCGTTATATCATCTAAATTTGGTACAAAAATGACGTTAATTTCTGGAGTAGTGGTCATCGCTTTATTTTCTACATTAGGTGGTCTTTCAAATGATGTTTGGACAATTGTGGGGCTGCGAGGAGGCTGGGGTTTTGGAAATGCCCTCTTCGTAGCTACAGCGCTGACAGCAATTGTTACACTTTCAAATAATGGCACGGCAAAAGCAGTTATTTTATATGAAGCAGCGATTGGTTTAGGTATCTCTGTAGGCCCTCTTTTGGGAGGTTTTTTAGGAGGAATGACTTGGAGAGGTCCATTCATTGGAGTAGGAGTACTTATGGTCATCGGTTTTATTTTCCTAATTACGCTTATGCCGGCTGGTGATGCAAGCAGTCATTCAACCAAAGGAACCCGCACGTCGATTCTGGATCCTTTTCGAGCTATGAAGCACCGTTCGATTGTAGTATTTGGGTTGACAGCATGTCTGTATAACTTCGGTTTTTTTACATTATTAGCTTATGCCCCGTTTGTGATGGGTCTGGATGAACACGGGATTGGATTAGTCTTCATTGGTTGGGGAGTACTCCTGGCGGTCACGTCAGTCTTTATGGCACCAAAGCTGCAAAAGAAATACGGAACCATCTCCTCAATGTGTACGATGCTTACTTTGTTTGCCCTCGTGTTGATTGTAATGGGAATCTGGACGTCTACACAGTGGGTGATTATAGCTTGTGTGGTGTTTGCTGGGGCTTTGTTAGGGAATAATAATACTTTAATTACTACAGCCGTGATGAATGCTGCGCCGATTGAGCGGTCAACGGCATCAGCAGCTTACAGTTTTCTACGCTTTATCGGTGGAGCGATTGCGCCGTTTCTTGCTGGGAAACTAGCTGAATGGTATTCACCTAATCTCCCGTTTATTGTAGGGGGAGTGTTTGTATTGATTTCAGTTGTATTTGTTTTTGTAAACCAGCAGCATGTTCATCACGTAGACGATGTAGAAGTTCATTGA